In Nonomuraea sp. NBC_00507, the following are encoded in one genomic region:
- a CDS encoding outer membrane protein assembly factor BamB family protein, whose protein sequence is MPFNAVVAGVMAAVLTTGAPAPVVEDLGPASSVTSINGSEFVGDKLYVATGGIKPTRIGAYDPAQRKVTSITELPSGDGAWATAVVGTDLYVGTYTPGDIHKVDTTTGTATKVADVKPDNFVWSMAASGDGKLYAGTYPGGRVVEYDTATGQTRDFGQAAAGEQYVRSIAVDDTTIYAGVGAHAHLIAIDRATGAKREILPPELADRTFVATLTLKQGLLAAGLSATGDMLLMDTADPSKYTVVDAPGDSYVTAIEIDAANNDVYFGTRPSGTLYRYDRDTAELEKLVVPYDGAYFNRIFLRGGKVVAVLTSQVVEYDPATKELTGVDLTQAGMPPAPELAMAITATEDQVLVSGKAGIQVHDLATGTSTRTFLPGEAKVMTPIHDQVYLSVYTLAYLFSMRPDGSDLQRLTRVGADQNRPLAAHYDRLTRRLLVGTQPEYGLHGGALALYDPPKNAVEAFRDVVENQSISAITSLLGTAYVGSEIYGGLGTTPIEPEAKLAAFDLRTKQVRWSLVPVPGAKRISALTEQRGKLYGIASTGVVFEFDPWHKKVIRTVPVPVTGGGSGSLVEAGGKIYGSDGNQVYRLDTRTMTVSTVVSGLAAQAYGTQPLLAASPDGSSLYALKARNLVRIKL, encoded by the coding sequence ATGCCGTTCAACGCAGTCGTCGCGGGCGTCATGGCCGCCGTCCTGACGACCGGCGCACCAGCGCCGGTCGTCGAGGACCTGGGCCCCGCGTCGTCGGTCACCTCGATCAATGGGTCGGAGTTCGTCGGCGACAAGCTCTACGTCGCCACCGGCGGCATCAAACCGACCAGGATCGGCGCCTACGACCCCGCTCAGCGCAAGGTCACCTCCATCACCGAGCTGCCCTCGGGCGATGGTGCCTGGGCCACCGCCGTCGTCGGCACCGACCTCTACGTCGGCACGTACACGCCCGGCGACATCCACAAGGTGGACACCACCACCGGGACGGCCACGAAGGTCGCCGACGTCAAGCCGGACAACTTCGTCTGGTCCATGGCCGCTTCCGGCGACGGCAAGCTCTACGCGGGCACCTACCCGGGCGGCAGGGTCGTCGAATACGACACCGCCACCGGCCAGACCCGCGACTTCGGCCAGGCGGCCGCTGGCGAGCAGTACGTTCGCAGCATCGCGGTCGACGACACCACGATCTACGCCGGAGTCGGCGCACACGCGCATCTGATCGCCATCGACCGGGCCACCGGAGCCAAGCGCGAGATCCTCCCGCCCGAGCTGGCCGACCGCACTTTCGTCGCCACGCTCACCTTGAAGCAGGGGCTGCTCGCGGCCGGCCTGTCGGCGACCGGTGACATGCTGCTCATGGACACGGCAGACCCGTCGAAGTACACGGTGGTCGACGCGCCAGGCGACTCCTACGTGACCGCCATCGAGATCGACGCGGCCAACAACGACGTCTACTTCGGTACGCGTCCCTCGGGCACGCTCTACCGCTACGACCGCGACACCGCCGAGCTGGAGAAGCTGGTCGTGCCGTACGACGGGGCGTATTTCAACCGGATCTTCCTGCGCGGGGGCAAGGTCGTCGCGGTGCTCACCAGCCAGGTCGTCGAATACGACCCGGCCACCAAGGAGCTGACCGGCGTCGACCTCACCCAGGCCGGCATGCCGCCCGCGCCGGAACTCGCCATGGCCATCACGGCGACCGAGGATCAGGTACTCGTCAGCGGCAAGGCCGGGATCCAGGTGCACGATCTGGCCACCGGCACGAGCACGCGCACCTTCCTGCCAGGCGAGGCCAAGGTGATGACCCCGATCCACGACCAGGTCTACCTGTCCGTCTATACCCTTGCGTACCTGTTCAGCATGCGGCCTGACGGCTCCGACCTGCAGCGCCTCACCCGCGTCGGCGCCGACCAGAACCGGCCGCTGGCCGCGCACTACGACAGGCTTACCCGCCGCCTGCTGGTCGGCACCCAGCCGGAGTACGGCCTGCACGGTGGCGCCCTGGCCCTCTACGACCCGCCCAAGAACGCCGTCGAGGCCTTCCGCGACGTCGTCGAGAACCAGTCGATCAGTGCGATCACCAGCTTGCTCGGCACCGCCTACGTGGGCAGTGAGATCTACGGCGGCCTCGGCACTACTCCGATCGAGCCCGAGGCCAAGCTCGCCGCCTTCGACCTGCGCACCAAGCAGGTCCGATGGAGCCTGGTCCCGGTGCCAGGAGCCAAGCGGATCAGCGCGCTGACCGAGCAGCGCGGCAAGCTGTACGGCATCGCCTCCACCGGAGTCGTCTTCGAGTTCGACCCCTGGCACAAGAAGGTCATCAGGACCGTCCCGGTGCCGGTGACGGGTGGGGGCAGCGGCTCGCTGGTCGAGGCCGGCGGCAAGATCTACGGCTCCGACGGCAATCAGGTCTACCGCCTGGACACCAGGACCATGACCGTTTCCACGGTCGTGTCCGGGCTAGCCGCCCAGGCGTACGGCACGCAACCGCTGCTGGCGGCCTCGCCTGACGGCAGCAGCCTCTACGCGCTCAAGGCACGTAACCTCGTTCGGATCAAGCTCTGA
- a CDS encoding DJ-1/PfpI family protein produces the protein MAAPTTRAVKLVVHDFEPGWDAYTEKPGHQLPVDLAFADVHPEEYQALVIPGGRAPEYIRTDPDVARIVYYFFERGLPVGTICHGPQVPAALGLLRGRTTAAFPPSRTDMEMAGAMVSCRGWPDLPEWSRAFMRVLEGANVSL, from the coding sequence GTGGCCGCCCCCACCACGCGTGCGGTAAAGCTGGTGGTCCACGACTTCGAGCCCGGCTGGGACGCCTACACCGAGAAGCCCGGCCATCAGCTGCCGGTGGATCTTGCGTTCGCCGACGTGCACCCCGAGGAGTACCAGGCGCTGGTGATCCCGGGCGGCCGCGCGCCAGAGTACATCCGCACTGATCCCGACGTCGCCCGTATCGTGTACTACTTCTTCGAGCGCGGCCTGCCGGTGGGCACGATTTGCCACGGCCCGCAGGTGCCGGCCGCGCTTGGCCTGCTGCGCGGCCGTACCACGGCGGCGTTCCCGCCGTCGAGGACCGACATGGAGATGGCCGGCGCGATGGTCTCCTGTCGTGGCTGGCCGGACCTGCCTGAATGGTCGCGTGCCTTCATGCGCGTGCTGGAGGGCGCGAACGTGTCGTTGTGA